GTACATGAATGTAGTGTAACTTAGGGTTGAAATGTTGTACTAGGTATATGGTGCATTTTTACACCCGGGTTGCCCTTTTCTTACATCATATGTACTCATTTTTTAGCATGTACAGTATTTTTAACATTCATATGATGTGTCACATGTACTGTATTTTTAGGCTTGTACTATGTATTGTGTTAAGCTGGTTATCGGAGATATATAttgcattcatatatatatatataatatatatatatatatatatatgtacagaACATTACTGTATTTTTACATATACATGGCTGTACAATATTTTTAGTAGTCCAGAGCCGGCTATTGGGCTGGGCGGCCCGGGCAAAAGCCAGGGCCCAAAAGCTTTAAGGGGCCCAAAATTTAAAAAACTATTATAGTATATATGGTGGGCCTTGGGGAATGATGGAACGCAAAAAGGAAAACACGGAGTATGTGAACAACAGCAATATTGAACAGCAGCAATCCCATTCGTATCTTCTTCATCTCTGAATCTGATAGTTGAGCGCAAAAAAACATGGCGTCATCTCTCAAATCGACTTCAACAACAATCTGAGTGACTAGGGTTTCTATATTCTTGCAATCAATCTAAGAAACAACTCAAAATCTGAGTGACTAGGGTTTCAATATCACATAAAAGGTAAATCAAACTTATTTTGTTTCTCAGTTTCTTTTTATTAGCTGGACATATAGTTGATTTTGAGACTTGTTTTAATGTTTTACATCAACAAACGACCCAAGCCCCAACTCCAATTCTTAAAGTGTGGTTAAAGTAACAAACAATTGtgcctttttaattaatataaagaACTAGCAGTTGGgaaaaatattaataattaataattgatGTTATAATCAAACAAATAGTATAGGATAATGTTGTTTTATATTGATGGAGTTAGGGCCTCCGATAAAGATGCTAAAATTCAAAGCGAAGCTAAATCACTTGAAAAACATGAGGTTGGTGACTATGAATTTTTGGTACAGATCGTCATTTGGTATGAAATGTTATCAAATGTGAATGTGGTGAGCAAAAAGTTGCAATCAAAGGATGTGGTTCTTGATGTTGCTATTGATGAAGTGGACAAATTGATTAAATACTTTAAAAAATATAGAGAAGAGGGGTTTTCCAAGGCGATTGATGAAGCTGTAGAAATTGCCAATGAATTGGGTGTTGATGCGGGATTCCCTCAAAAACGTGTGATACGTAGGAAAAAACAATTTGATGAGAATTCAAATGTAGAAGAAGTTATATTTTCACTCGATGAGGATTTTAAAGTCAATTACTTTTTATGTATTGTTGATCAAGCTATAAGTTCTCTTGAAACAAGATTCGATCAATacaaaaaattcgaaaatttatGGGGTTTTTTGTTTCCTAAAAAGTTGAAGACACTTGATGAAGCCACTCTTAAGTCTTGTTGTTATCGTCTTCAAGATGCATTGAAATATAAAGAAGAATCGGACATTGATGCTAATGAACTTTATTTGGAGTTGAAGTTGATCGTTAAAAAACTATTATAGTATATATGGTGGGCCTTGGGGAATGATGGAACGCAAAAAGGAAAACACGGAGTATGTGAACAACAGCAATATTGAACAGCAGCAATCCCATTCGTATCTTCTTCATCTCTGAATCTGATAGTTGAGCGCAAAAAAACATGGCGTCATCTCTCAAATCGACTTCAACAACAATCTGAGTGACTAGGGTTTCTATATTCTTGCAATCAATCTAAGAAACAACTCAAAATCTGAGTGACTAGGGTTTCAATATCACATAAAAGGTAAATCAAACTTATTTTGTTTCTCAGTTTCTTTTTATTAGCTGGACATATAGTTGATTTTGAGACTTGTTTTAATGTTTTACATCAACAAACGACCCAAGCCCCAACTCCAATTCTTAAAGTGTGGTTAAAGTAACAAACAATTGtgcctttttaattaatataaagaACTAGCAGTTGGgaaaaatattaataattaataattgatGTTATAATCAAACAAATAGTATAGGATAATGTTGTTTTATATTGATGGAGTTAGGGCCTCCGATAAAGATGCTAAAATTCAAAGCGAAGCTAAATCACTTGAAAAGCATGAGGTTGGTGACTATGAATTTTTGGTACAGATCGTCATTTGGTATGAAATGTTATCAAATGTGAATGTGGTGAGCAAAAAGTTGCAATCAAAGGATGTGGTTCTTGATGTTGCTATTGATGAAGTGGACAAATTGATTAAATACTTTAAAAAATATAGAGAAGAGGGGTTTTCCAAGGCGATTGATGAAGCTGTAGAAATTGCCAATGAATTGGGTGTTGATGCGGGATTCCCTCAAAAACGTGTGATACGTAGGAAAAAACAATTTGATGAGAATTCAAATGTAGAAGAAGTTATATTTTCACTCGATGAGGATTTTAAAGTCAATTACTTTTTATGTATTGTTGATCAAGCTATAAGTTCTCTTGAAACAAGATTCGATCAATacaaaaaattcgaaaatttatGGGGTTTTTTGTTTCCTAAAAAGTTGAAGACACTTGATGAAGCCACTCTTAAGTCTTGTTGTTATCGTCTTCAAGATGCATTGAAATATAAAGAAGAATCGGACATTGATGCTAATGAACTTTATTTGGAGTTGAAGTTGATCGAGACATTCTTACCGAGTTACATTGTTAGCCCTTTTGATGCTTTAAACAATATCAAGCGGCTTGGTCATTTCCCTAATGCTATAAATGCGTATAAAGTGCTTTTGACAATTCCGGTAACGGTGGCATCGGCGGAAAGAAGCTTTTCAAAATTGAAGTTGTTGAAGACTTATTTACGATCGACGATGTCGCAAGAAAGACTTAACGGATTGGCAATGATATCTATTGAAAACGAAATATTAGAAGGTATGGAATATAAAGACTTGATCGAGAGTTTTGCTTCAAAAAACGCTAGGAGAGCCGCACGATTCACTTAAGTAAATTCGATCATTTTGTTAGGttacttttgttttgtttattttataacaatGATCGTCGTACAGTGATTTCTtgatatatataattaatgagtTTATATTATAGATTTGGGCCCAATTTTTTTATCTTGACAGGGCCCAAAAGATTTTTATCATTCTCGGGGACGGCCCTGATTTTTACATTCACATGAGGTGTAAACATGCATTTTCTTTTTAACATATGTTGTATTCATACATGTACAATATTTTTACGTTGCACATGGTTGTAATGTCTTTTTTACATGTCGTTCATTAAGTTTGGCATTAAATTTGTCATAATTCGGCTTATTTCACTAGGCATGTTGTATTTTTACACATGTGTTACCCTACGTATTACATACTATGGATCCGTATATTTTATTTGTTAAGGTCCTTATTTCACTGAcctcgtgttttgacttttgatctTTCTACGTGTTTGATATAATAAACTTTATTTGTTAAGGtatgctgtttttttttttcaaagatgTGTTATTCTACATTAGGTACATtagggggtggtcactagtgatagaattctatcattcaggggcggacctagtgtAGTCCGaggcgtagcccgggctacggctcaacttttatccggtagtgtaaattttttttttttcgatttttatactaAGGACACTCCTCAACAACAACTAGGACACCCCTCAAAAAAAATTTTACAAACTGAAATTAAGCCCAAAAAATACTGATTATATTGGCCCAAATAACCATGGAAGGAAAACAAAGAAGAAAGATGAAGTTGGTAAAGTTTCTTTGTTAGCGTTgaattgaaataaaaaaaaaagagaaaaatgcccggatagtccctgtggtttcgcattttttcacctatagtcctcaactttctaaaattacctgaatagtccccaacttttcattttttgttctcggatagtccctgggtctaatttcagtttgttttctctgttaagtgagtgtgaaatgaccaatttactctttcctttaaaaggccaaaccacatggactatccgggcatcatctacatttttagagaaaaaccccaccaccacacatcttcaacctccacccaccatcaccctcctccaccctccaccatcaccttctTCTCTGCAATTTTCTTTAAAGAAACCCTAAAACACCCAAGTCACCTGACAACTTGTCCAGATCTCCAAATTTCCAATCAATATCTTCTACAGTTACGTCCAAATTTGATCTCCGTGTTCCAATAAAAACACGTTTACAAAGTTCTTGCTGTTTACGCACAACAGGTGTTTGACAAAATGCCTGAGTGAGAATTCTCGTCGAATGAATTGATCCTTTGTGGGTACTGTTCATAACAAACTGAATCGTTCAAAACCTTAACCAATTTCAAGAATCAACAGTAGAAAAAGGGGATATAGGATTATGGCAGTGCCGTGGAGTGTGTCACGATGGATGGCGAATATGGTGTGGTTGGCGATTAGTGGTTGGGTCATTTCTTGCTTAACTGTTGCTGATGAGATCCGGTTCGATTCGGAGGTCCGTTTCATGTCGGCTAGGTTCTTATTTGCTACCGGTTTTAATTTTGTGCAAGTTAACAGTTTTGTCTTCTGCTGTGTTGATACTTTAGATGTGTTAGTTGTAACCTGATTTCTGTGATCGTTATGTTTAATATTGTTTCTGTGGTTACAGTTTAAAATAATTTATCTGGTTCTGGTTTTATTTCTTACATTTCTGATATGATTATGTATGTGATTGATAGTCATAGCAACTATAAGGCCTTTAAATgagttattattttttattatattgatTCCAGCTTTAAGTTCTGAACTCTTGTGCATATATGAATTGGAGAAGATGTATGACATATGCAGTTTCAGTACATTGGATGTAGTTATATCCAGTTAGGGAACATGAAAACAATGTTTAATAAACAAGTTGTGTTTTAGGGTTTCTTCAAAGAAAATTGCAGAGAaaaggtgatggtggagggtggaggagggtgatggtgggtggaggttgaagatgaagtgtggtggtggggtttttctctaaaaatgtatatgatgcccggatagtccctgtggtttggccttttaaaggaaagggtaaattggtcatttcacacccacttaacagaggaaacaaactgaagttagacccaaggactatccgggaacaaaaaatgaaaagttggggactattcaggtaattttagaaagttggggactataggtgaaaaaatgcgaaaccacagggactatccgggcatttttctctaaaaaaaAGTTGCAGGTTTTGATACAAGGAAGAAAGGTTTCTTGAGGAGTACATCTTGGGAAGATAAGTCTGAAAGTCAAAAGTTAATTTAATTTACCTTTCAATTCCAAAAAATACATTTTAATTCTTTCTTTAAAGAAACAATTTAATATAACCTGTTAGGTGGGGTGGGGATGGACTATTAAGGGATTTGTGTTGTGTATAAATATTGAGAAGCAGTTTCATTATATTCAACAATTAGTATGCCTTGTAGCGAAATTCGGTTTACAATCTTCTTGCTCCAACGCACAGTCTTCATTCTTTACGTAATCGATCGGCCCCTTatgtaaaaattaaaaataaatctaGCCCGGTCtaaaacctaaaaacttattgTCAATATTGATTCATAAAACATAGCTCAAATGTGAAATGCTCAATATGGATTCATTAACCTAAATACTAATAACATtaaaaaactagtttataaaatttaattctTTAAGGCCTAAGTGTCTTTTTTTTGCTCAACCAGGGCACTTGATTTTCAAGATTGGTCCTGCCCCATAATATAGGTAAAAAAAATTCTCCATTCTATAAATTATATAAACACACGgtaaaaaaattgggatacccctgagtatttgttctggttccgccactgctatcactcacaatatccaatcatgtttcgccatgtcatcaaccatttttccatcaatCACAACCTTTTTtggtggcaatggtcatcactcaccacaacacccaacaatttccccacAACCAATAATTCCTCACACAAAATCAATTCATCACGCCGTTAATTTTCTCACGCGTGCTTCTTCCACGCGTTATAAACTTAAGGTGGGGGTGGGAGTTTTTTTTATCACTCGTTGAATTCCCCTATCACTCGTTATACTTCCACGCGTTATAAACTTGATGCAATTTACCTTATTTTCTAAATATCTAGctgtttttatttatgttttattcATTATACGTTATGTGTTGTTTAAAACTATAAAAGATTAATGTATTATATTACGTAAAAGAGTATATATGTCAAATGATGTGTTGTTTTAGACCATAGAAGATGTAGATGTTTAAATGAGCCAAACCCAAGTTGAGCTTGAGCCTAAACAAGCTCAGGCTCAGCTCCCC
This is a stretch of genomic DNA from Helianthus annuus cultivar XRQ/B chromosome 16, HanXRQr2.0-SUNRISE, whole genome shotgun sequence. It encodes these proteins:
- the LOC110920220 gene encoding zinc finger MYM-type protein 1-like is translated as MLFYIDGVRASDKDAKIQSEAKSLEKHEVGDYEFLVQIVIWYEMLSNVNVVSKKLQSKDVVLDVAIDEVDKLIKYFKKYREEGFSKAIDEAVEIANELGVDAGFPQKRVIRRKKQFDENSNVEEVIFSLDEDFKVNYFLCIVDQAISSLETRFDQYKKFENLWGFLFPKKLKTLDEATLKSCCYRLQDALKYKEESDIDANELYLELKLIETFLPSYIVSPFDALNNIKRLGHFPNAINAYKVLLTIPVTVASAERSFSKLKLLKTYLRSTMSQERLNGLAMISIENEILEGMEYKDLIESFASKNARRAARFT